A genome region from Thermotoga sp. Mc24 includes the following:
- a CDS encoding sodium-translocating pyrophosphatase: MWLLFLIPLVALGFAAANFAAVVRKPEGTERMKEISSYIRSGADSFLAHETKAIFKVAIVIAILLMIFTTWQTGVAFLLGAVMSASAGIVGMKMATRANVRVAEAARTIKKIGPALKVAYQGGSVMGLSVGGFALLGLVLVYLIFGKWMGQLDNLNIYTNWLGINFVPFAMTVSGYALGCSIIAMFDRVGGGVYTKAADMAADLVGKTELNLPEDDPRNPATIADNVGDNVGDVAGLGADLLESFVGAIVSSIILASYMFPIYVQKIGENLVHQVPKETIQALISYPIFFALAGLGCSMLGILYVIVKKPSDNPQRELNISLWTSALLTVVLTAFLTYFYLKDLQGLDVVGFRFGAISPWFSAIIGIFSGIIIGFWAEYYTSYHYKPTQFLSKSSIEGTGMVISNGLSLGMKSVFLPTLTLVLGILFADYFAGLYGVAIAALGMLSFVATSVSVDSYGPIADNAGGISEMCELDPEVRKITDHLDAVGNTTAAIGKGFAIGSAIFAALSLFASYMFSQISPSDIGKPPSLVLLLNMLDARVIAGALLGAAITYYFSGYLISAVTKAAMKMVDEIRRQAREIPGLLEGKAKPDYNRCIEITSDNALKQMGYPAFIAILTPLVTGFLLGAEFVGGVLIGTVLSGAMLAILTANSGGAWDNAKKYLEAGNLEGYGKGSEPHKALVIGDTVGDPLKDTVGPSLDILIKIMSVVSVIAVSIFKHVHLF, encoded by the coding sequence ATGTGGCTGCTCTTTTTAATTCCGCTTGTTGCACTCGGTTTTGCTGCCGCAAACTTCGCAGCCGTCGTCAGAAAACCAGAGGGGACCGAGCGGATGAAAGAGATTTCCTCTTACATCAGAAGTGGAGCAGATTCCTTCCTTGCACACGAAACAAAAGCCATTTTTAAAGTTGCCATCGTCATAGCGATACTCCTCATGATCTTCACAACCTGGCAGACGGGTGTGGCGTTTCTCCTGGGAGCCGTTATGAGTGCATCTGCTGGTATTGTGGGAATGAAGATGGCCACCAGGGCAAACGTCAGGGTGGCGGAGGCTGCCAGAACCATAAAGAAGATAGGCCCCGCTCTGAAAGTGGCGTATCAAGGTGGAAGCGTTATGGGTCTTTCCGTTGGTGGATTCGCTCTGCTTGGACTCGTTCTGGTGTATCTGATCTTTGGGAAGTGGATGGGACAACTGGACAATCTTAATATATACACGAACTGGCTTGGAATAAACTTCGTTCCTTTCGCGATGACCGTTTCTGGATACGCCCTTGGATGTTCAATCATTGCCATGTTCGATAGGGTCGGTGGAGGAGTTTACACGAAGGCCGCTGATATGGCAGCCGACCTCGTTGGAAAAACCGAATTGAACCTCCCGGAAGACGATCCCAGGAATCCGGCAACGATCGCAGACAATGTGGGAGACAACGTGGGAGACGTTGCGGGGCTCGGAGCGGACCTTTTGGAGAGCTTTGTTGGAGCGATAGTTTCTTCCATAATCCTCGCTTCTTACATGTTCCCGATCTACGTTCAGAAGATAGGTGAGAATCTGGTACATCAGGTACCAAAGGAGACGATACAGGCGCTCATAAGCTATCCTATCTTCTTTGCTCTTGCCGGTCTCGGCTGTTCGATGCTTGGAATACTGTACGTGATCGTAAAGAAGCCATCTGATAATCCTCAAAGAGAACTCAACATCAGCCTCTGGACATCTGCGCTGCTCACAGTTGTCCTCACAGCCTTTCTGACGTATTTCTATCTGAAAGATCTTCAGGGACTCGATGTAGTTGGATTCCGATTTGGAGCCATCTCACCTTGGTTCTCAGCGATCATAGGTATCTTCTCGGGAATCATCATAGGATTCTGGGCCGAGTATTACACGAGTTACCACTACAAACCGACCCAGTTTCTGAGCAAATCTTCTATCGAAGGGACCGGAATGGTCATTTCGAACGGACTTTCACTTGGTATGAAGAGCGTGTTTCTCCCCACTCTAACACTTGTTCTTGGTATCCTCTTTGCTGATTATTTTGCGGGTCTCTACGGTGTGGCGATTGCCGCGCTTGGAATGCTTTCGTTTGTTGCAACATCCGTCTCTGTTGACAGCTACGGTCCCATTGCGGACAACGCGGGTGGAATAAGCGAAATGTGTGAACTGGATCCCGAGGTCAGAAAGATCACGGATCACCTCGACGCGGTCGGTAACACCACCGCAGCCATAGGAAAGGGATTCGCTATAGGATCCGCTATATTTGCAGCGCTTTCACTCTTTGCGTCTTACATGTTCTCCCAGATCAGTCCTTCTGATATTGGGAAGCCTCCTTCACTCGTGCTTCTTCTGAACATGCTCGATGCGAGGGTCATAGCAGGCGCCCTCCTTGGTGCAGCCATCACATATTACTTCAGTGGATATCTTATTTCGGCAGTTACCAAGGCAGCTATGAAGATGGTGGATGAGATCAGAAGACAGGCTCGAGAAATCCCAGGACTGCTGGAAGGTAAGGCCAAGCCTGACTACAACAGGTGTATTGAGATCACCAGCGACAACGCTCTGAAGCAGATGGGTTATCCTGCGTTCATAGCGATTCTCACACCGCTTGTGACTGGTTTTCTCCTCGGAGCGGAGTTCGTTGGAGGAGTGTTGATAGGAACGGTCCTCAGTGGTGCGATGCTCGCAATTCTGACGGCCAATTCTGGAGGAGCCTGGGACAACGCGAAGAAGTACCTGGAAGCGGGTAATCTGGAAGGGTATGGAAAAGGTTCCGAGCCGCACAAAGCTCTGGTTATAGGAGACACGGTTGGAGATCCTCTCAAGGACACCGTTGGACCTTCTCTTGACATTCTCATAAAGATCATGTCGGTGGTCTCGGTGATAGCGGTCTCCATATTCAAACACGTTCACCTGTTCTGA
- a CDS encoding DNA topoisomerase has product MKKRGIGRPSTYAKIVEVLFRRGYVYEDKYKRVRPTRLGVKVYSYLKERYEKYVTEETTRRLEEIMDKVERGEEDYQATLRLLYEEIKSLMEEG; this is encoded by the coding sequence ATGAAGAAAAGAGGTATTGGAAGACCTTCTACTTATGCAAAAATAGTAGAGGTGCTTTTCAGAAGAGGCTATGTGTACGAAGACAAATACAAAAGAGTTCGACCAACCAGACTTGGTGTAAAGGTTTATTCCTATCTGAAAGAGCGTTATGAGAAATACGTCACAGAAGAGACCACACGAAGATTAGAGGAGATCATGGATAAGGTGGAAAGGGGAGAGGAAGATTATCAAGCAACTCTGAGGCTTTTATATGAAGAAATAAAATCTCTCATGGAGGAGGGGTAA
- a CDS encoding acyl carrier protein: MERKKLMAKFVEIASEKMGKDLETVDEENTFEELGFDSIDVIDLVMFFEDEFALRIEDEEISKIRKVKDLIDIVIKKLEEIDDEVSES, encoded by the coding sequence GTGGAAAGGAAAAAGCTCATGGCGAAATTTGTCGAAATCGCGTCAGAGAAAATGGGGAAAGATCTTGAAACGGTTGATGAGGAAAACACATTTGAAGAGCTTGGATTCGATTCGATAGACGTGATAGACCTTGTGATGTTCTTCGAAGATGAATTTGCCTTGAGAATAGAAGATGAGGAGATATCGAAAATTCGAAAGGTTAAGGATCTGATCGATATAGTAATCAAGAAGCTGGAGGAGATCGATGATGAGGTATCTGAGAGCTGA
- the rgy gene encoding reverse gyrase, with the protein MNSKYHHSCINCGGLNTDERNERGLPCEVCLPEESPSDIYGALLERKTLKEYRFYHEFWNEYEDFRSFFKKKFGKDLTGYQRLWAKRIIQGKSFTMVAPTGVGKTTFGMMTALWLAEKGRKSALIFPTVALVKQTLERLQKFSDGKVKILGFYSSMKKEEKEKFEKSFEEDDYHILVFSTQFVSKNREKLSQKRFDFVFVDDVDAVLKASRNIDTLLMMVGIPEEIIKKAFSAIKQGRIYERPKNLKPGILVVSSATAKPRGIRPLLFRDLLNFTVGRLVSVARNITHVRISSRSKEKLVELLEVFRDGILIFAQTEEEGKELYEYLRRFKFNVGETWSEFEKNFEDFKSGKLNVLIGVQAYYGKLTRGVDLPERIKYAIFWGTPSMRFSLELDRVPRFVLARVLKEMGLIKVQENPDVEGLRKMAKERLSQEEFVEKVKEIFRGAVVKDEDLELIIPDVYTYIQASGRSSRILNGVLVKGVSVIFEEDEEIFESLKTRLLLIAEEEIIEESEANWKELVHEVEESRKRIEGELTDTSKSLLIIVESPTKAETLSRFLGRASSRKERNIIVHEAVTGEGVVLFTATRGHVYDLVTRGGIHGVEEDGKFVPVYNSLKRCRDCGYQFTEDRDECPVCSSKNIDDKTETLRALREISLEADEILVATDPDVEGEKISWDVTQYLLPATRSLRRIEMHEITRYGFKKARENVRFVDFNLVKAQIVRRVQDRWIGFELSGKLQKRFGRSNLSAGRVQSTVLGWIVEREEEYKKSEKDFTLLVLENGVNLEVEGKIADDVVTVVELQEVEEERNPLPPYTTSSALSEISQKLRLGVQEVMDILQDLFEKGFITYHRTDSTRISLEGQNVARTYLKKIGKEDIFMGRSWSTEGAHEAIRPVKPIDARELEEMVEEGLIADLTKKHLRVYELIFNRFLASQSAAVKVKKQIATVELNGKRLGIEQIIEVLKNGWNLFVPLTVSPRFEHRNYKIKEKSFTKNTPFLSLLRLLLWKK; encoded by the coding sequence GTGAATTCCAAATACCATCATTCTTGCATCAACTGTGGGGGATTGAACACCGATGAAAGAAACGAAAGGGGACTTCCTTGTGAGGTTTGCCTTCCCGAGGAGTCCCCTTCTGACATTTATGGGGCCCTTCTTGAAAGAAAGACTCTGAAGGAGTATCGTTTCTACCACGAATTCTGGAACGAGTATGAAGATTTCAGGAGTTTCTTCAAGAAAAAATTCGGGAAGGATTTGACGGGTTATCAGAGGTTGTGGGCAAAGAGGATCATTCAGGGAAAGAGTTTCACAATGGTCGCACCAACCGGTGTAGGAAAGACGACTTTTGGGATGATGACAGCCCTGTGGTTGGCAGAGAAAGGAAGAAAATCTGCCCTCATTTTCCCAACCGTTGCCTTGGTGAAACAAACTCTCGAAAGACTTCAAAAGTTTTCCGATGGAAAAGTGAAAATCCTCGGTTTTTATTCCTCGATGAAAAAAGAAGAAAAGGAAAAGTTCGAGAAAAGCTTTGAGGAAGACGATTACCACATTCTGGTTTTCTCCACTCAGTTCGTTTCGAAAAACAGAGAAAAACTCTCCCAAAAAAGATTTGATTTTGTTTTCGTGGACGATGTGGATGCTGTTCTCAAGGCCTCCCGGAACATAGACACGTTGCTCATGATGGTTGGAATACCGGAAGAGATCATAAAAAAGGCTTTCTCGGCTATAAAGCAGGGAAGGATTTACGAAAGGCCAAAAAACCTGAAGCCAGGTATTCTTGTGGTTTCTTCTGCCACCGCCAAACCGCGTGGGATAAGGCCCCTTCTCTTCAGAGATCTCCTCAATTTCACCGTCGGAAGGCTGGTTTCAGTGGCGAGAAACATCACCCATGTCAGGATTTCCTCCAGATCGAAAGAAAAACTGGTAGAGCTGCTGGAGGTTTTCAGAGATGGGATACTGATCTTCGCACAAACTGAAGAAGAGGGTAAAGAGCTTTATGAATACCTGAGAAGATTCAAATTCAATGTGGGAGAGACCTGGTCTGAATTTGAGAAGAATTTCGAGGATTTCAAATCGGGAAAACTCAACGTTCTGATAGGTGTTCAGGCGTACTACGGAAAATTGACGAGAGGTGTCGATCTTCCCGAAAGAATAAAATATGCGATCTTTTGGGGGACACCTTCCATGAGATTTTCCCTTGAGCTCGACAGAGTACCGAGGTTTGTTCTTGCCAGGGTTTTAAAGGAAATGGGATTGATAAAAGTCCAAGAGAACCCGGATGTTGAGGGACTCAGGAAGATGGCAAAAGAACGTTTATCTCAAGAGGAATTCGTTGAGAAGGTGAAAGAGATATTCAGAGGAGCGGTTGTTAAAGATGAAGACTTGGAGTTGATTATTCCAGATGTTTACACTTACATACAGGCGTCCGGTAGATCCTCCAGAATACTGAACGGCGTTTTGGTCAAGGGTGTTTCTGTGATCTTCGAAGAAGACGAAGAAATTTTCGAATCACTGAAAACAAGACTCCTTCTCATAGCAGAGGAAGAAATAATAGAGGAGTCCGAAGCGAACTGGAAAGAACTGGTTCACGAGGTAGAGGAAAGCAGAAAAAGAATTGAAGGGGAACTGACCGACACATCAAAATCTCTCCTGATCATTGTGGAGTCTCCGACCAAAGCCGAGACGCTCTCCAGGTTCCTTGGAAGAGCTTCTTCTCGGAAAGAGAGAAACATAATTGTCCATGAAGCGGTGACAGGCGAGGGAGTGGTACTCTTCACCGCGACGAGGGGACACGTCTACGATCTTGTTACAAGGGGAGGAATCCACGGAGTAGAAGAAGATGGAAAATTCGTTCCCGTGTACAACTCTCTGAAAAGATGCAGGGATTGTGGATATCAGTTCACGGAGGATAGGGATGAGTGTCCTGTATGTTCTTCGAAAAACATAGATGATAAGACAGAAACGCTCAGAGCCCTAAGAGAGATTTCTCTGGAGGCAGACGAAATCCTTGTGGCAACAGACCCGGATGTTGAAGGAGAGAAGATATCCTGGGATGTGACTCAGTATCTTCTTCCGGCCACCAGATCTTTGAGGAGAATAGAAATGCACGAAATCACAAGATACGGTTTCAAAAAAGCGAGGGAAAACGTCCGGTTCGTTGATTTCAATCTGGTGAAGGCACAGATCGTGAGGAGAGTGCAGGACAGGTGGATAGGGTTTGAACTCAGTGGAAAACTGCAGAAAAGATTTGGAAGATCGAATCTCTCGGCAGGCCGGGTGCAATCCACCGTTCTGGGATGGATAGTAGAGAGAGAAGAAGAATACAAAAAGAGCGAAAAGGATTTCACTCTCCTTGTTCTGGAAAACGGTGTGAATCTGGAAGTCGAAGGGAAAATCGCAGATGACGTGGTAACCGTTGTAGAACTACAGGAAGTCGAAGAAGAAAGAAATCCGCTACCACCCTACACAACGTCTTCGGCACTATCAGAGATTTCACAAAAATTGCGGCTCGGTGTTCAAGAAGTGATGGACATCCTTCAAGATCTTTTTGAAAAAGGTTTCATCACCTATCACAGAACGGATTCAACAAGGATTTCTCTTGAAGGTCAGAACGTCGCGCGAACCTACCTCAAGAAGATAGGAAAAGAGGATATATTCATGGGAAGAAGCTGGTCAACAGAAGGTGCTCATGAGGCGATAAGGCCCGTGAAGCCTATAGATGCCAGGGAACTCGAGGAGATGGTCGAGGAAGGTTTGATAGCCGATCTCACCAAGAAACATTTGAGAGTTTATGAACTCATCTTCAACCGCTTTCTTGCCAGTCAATCCGCGGCTGTGAAGGTGAAGAAACAGATCGCAACGGTCGAATTGAATGGCAAACGGTTAGGAATAGAACAGATAATCGAGGTTTTGAAAAACGGCTGGAATCTCTTCGTGCCGTTAACAGTTTCTCCAAGATTTGAACACAGAAACTACAAGATAAAAGAAAAAAGTTTTACAAAAAACACACCGTTCCTCTCTTTACTCAGGCTTCTATTGTGGAAGAAATGA
- the priA gene encoding replication restart helicase PriA — protein MYYKVAVSGLGKVLNVFSSEELLTGERVWLKWRNEKVKGYVLERSFSHENEATLSERDGKSFLSEGHVKIAEWVSERFFSPVGMVFDLFFPQGIDDYKEEVVVSESPFLDFDRMTLRDFLETFGEKTLKEMVKKGLVRVEKNFYVKEPRPRVKKRLFLKKGISEIVREHLTVKQRMVVEYLQFNDGVHLEELLEDLEVSRSVIETLQRKNIVEIVRSDVLPKKRRILRSGFKENISRENLFFGPTGSGKTEALFELIDVYSRKGTVLFLVPEVSVLTHTLSRLKGAFPDLKIGIYHSYLSRARKNLEWYRAVSGKIDVLLGTRSAVFVPVKNLSLLIVDEEHDESFYQHTRPSYDAVVVARKISEVFDVPIILSSATPDLWTYRDAKEGRIRMFNFRRRFGNLSVEVVDMRNEEKIGSFAKKTLDRIEETLEEGKRVLIYVRRKGFWGRVQCEVCGHVLKCENCDVSLVYHSDTHSLKCHQCGHEYGFVESCPRCGGRLVGRAAGTERVERELRRYFPTRRIARVDREVVDNIMELESYIDKLIRGEIDILVGTRLITKSLNVPEIGLVCITDVDSLIFNPDYSSSLRTFQLIVQTLGRASRGDQGKAIIQTYNSEDTIIKKALEEDVDGFYAEELERRKALGYPPYRHLVQVAVKSKNPEFGKNSLSSLKEFLKGEEVLGPVEHWVFKLRGFYRYHLIVKTEDLERVLSKLEKALRILGIDAIVRIDPPTLEVSD, from the coding sequence ATGTACTACAAGGTGGCTGTCTCCGGTTTGGGAAAAGTGCTTAATGTTTTCTCTTCAGAAGAGCTTTTGACTGGTGAAAGAGTGTGGTTGAAGTGGCGAAACGAAAAAGTCAAGGGCTACGTACTGGAACGATCATTTTCACACGAAAACGAAGCAACGCTCAGTGAAAGGGATGGTAAAAGTTTTCTAAGCGAAGGACATGTGAAAATAGCAGAATGGGTGTCTGAAAGGTTTTTCTCACCCGTAGGAATGGTTTTCGATCTGTTTTTCCCACAGGGTATCGACGATTACAAAGAGGAAGTGGTTGTTTCGGAGAGTCCGTTTCTGGATTTCGACAGGATGACTCTACGCGATTTTCTTGAAACTTTCGGGGAAAAAACCCTGAAAGAAATGGTGAAAAAAGGCCTGGTGAGGGTGGAGAAAAATTTCTATGTGAAAGAGCCAAGACCTCGTGTGAAAAAGCGATTGTTTCTGAAAAAGGGAATAAGTGAAATCGTTCGAGAACATTTAACTGTGAAGCAGAGAATGGTGGTGGAATACCTTCAATTCAATGATGGGGTTCATCTTGAGGAGTTGCTGGAAGATCTGGAAGTTTCAAGGAGTGTGATCGAGACTCTTCAAAGAAAGAATATAGTGGAAATAGTGAGAAGCGACGTTCTTCCGAAAAAGAGAAGGATTCTCCGCAGTGGTTTCAAAGAAAATATTTCGAGGGAAAATCTTTTTTTCGGTCCAACGGGGAGCGGAAAAACCGAGGCTTTGTTCGAGTTAATTGATGTGTATTCAAGGAAAGGAACCGTTCTTTTCCTCGTACCGGAAGTTTCTGTTCTCACCCACACACTTTCACGCCTGAAAGGAGCCTTCCCGGACTTGAAAATAGGGATTTATCACAGCTACCTTTCCAGAGCGAGGAAAAATCTGGAATGGTACAGGGCGGTTAGCGGAAAAATCGATGTGCTTTTGGGGACACGCAGTGCTGTTTTTGTTCCAGTTAAGAATCTTTCTCTCTTGATAGTTGACGAAGAACACGATGAGAGTTTCTATCAACACACTCGACCTTCTTATGATGCCGTCGTGGTTGCAAGGAAAATTTCTGAGGTTTTCGATGTTCCAATAATTCTGTCTTCTGCAACACCGGATCTGTGGACCTACAGAGACGCAAAAGAGGGTCGCATCAGAATGTTCAATTTTAGGAGAAGGTTCGGGAATCTGTCTGTGGAAGTTGTCGATATGCGAAATGAAGAGAAGATAGGAAGTTTTGCGAAGAAGACCCTCGACAGAATAGAGGAGACCCTCGAGGAAGGCAAGAGAGTACTTATCTATGTGAGGAGAAAAGGTTTCTGGGGGCGCGTCCAGTGTGAAGTCTGTGGGCACGTGCTCAAATGTGAGAATTGTGATGTGTCTCTGGTGTACCATTCGGATACGCATTCGTTGAAATGTCATCAATGCGGTCATGAATATGGATTTGTTGAATCCTGTCCTCGATGTGGAGGGCGCCTCGTCGGAAGAGCAGCGGGGACGGAAAGAGTGGAAAGGGAACTGAGAAGGTACTTTCCGACCCGCAGGATAGCGAGGGTCGACAGAGAGGTTGTCGATAACATCATGGAGCTGGAAAGTTACATAGACAAATTGATCAGAGGCGAGATAGATATCCTCGTTGGAACCAGGTTGATCACGAAGAGTCTCAATGTACCCGAAATAGGCCTTGTATGTATCACAGATGTGGATTCTTTGATCTTCAACCCTGATTATTCGTCTTCACTTCGTACGTTTCAGTTGATCGTTCAGACTCTGGGAAGGGCATCGAGAGGAGATCAGGGGAAGGCGATTATCCAGACCTATAATTCGGAGGACACGATCATCAAAAAAGCCTTAGAAGAAGATGTGGATGGTTTTTATGCCGAAGAACTCGAAAGAAGAAAAGCCCTTGGTTATCCTCCATATCGCCACCTCGTTCAGGTTGCTGTGAAGTCCAAGAATCCGGAATTTGGAAAGAATTCTCTGAGCTCTCTAAAAGAATTTCTAAAAGGCGAGGAGGTTCTTGGACCCGTTGAGCACTGGGTTTTCAAGCTGAGAGGATTCTACAGGTACCATCTCATTGTGAAAACAGAAGACTTGGAGAGAGTACTTTCGAAACTGGAAAAAGCGTTGAGAATACTGGGAATCGATGCGATTGTTCGGATCGATCCGCCCACACTCGAGGTATCGGATTAA
- a CDS encoding adenosylhomocysteinase, producing the protein MKTGEMKINWVSRYMPLLNKIAEEYSSEKPLSGFTVGMSIHLEAKTAYLAITLSKLGAKVVVTGSNPLSTQDDVAEALRSKGITVYARRTHDENVYRENLMRVLDERPDFIIDDGGDLTVISHTEREDVLENLKGVSEETTTGVRRLKALEETGKLKVPVIAVNDSKMKYLFDNRYGTGQSTWDAIMRNTNLLVAGKNVVVAGYGWCGRGIALRAAGLGAKVIVTEVDPVKAVEAIMDGFTVMPMREAVKIADFVVTATGNTDVLSKEDILSLKDGAVLANAGHFNVEIPVRVLEEIAIEKFEARPNVTGYTLENGKTVFLLAEGRLVNLAAGDGHPVEIMDLSFALQILAVLYLLENHGKMSPKVYTLPDEIDERVARMKLDSLGIKIDELTEKQRRYLRSWQ; encoded by the coding sequence ATGAAAACTGGCGAAATGAAGATAAACTGGGTTTCAAGATACATGCCTCTTTTGAACAAAATCGCTGAGGAGTATTCAAGTGAAAAACCGCTGTCTGGTTTCACCGTTGGAATGAGCATACACCTTGAAGCAAAAACGGCTTATCTTGCGATTACTCTGTCGAAGCTTGGAGCGAAAGTGGTGGTTACAGGAAGCAACCCACTTTCAACACAGGATGATGTAGCGGAAGCGCTCAGATCGAAAGGAATAACCGTTTATGCGAGAAGAACACACGACGAGAACGTCTACCGTGAAAATCTCATGAGGGTTCTGGATGAAAGACCGGATTTCATAATAGACGATGGAGGGGATCTCACGGTTATTTCTCACACCGAAAGAGAGGACGTTCTCGAAAATCTCAAAGGAGTTTCTGAAGAAACCACGACAGGCGTGAGACGTTTAAAGGCATTGGAAGAAACAGGAAAACTGAAAGTGCCTGTTATCGCTGTGAATGATTCCAAGATGAAGTACCTTTTCGACAACAGATACGGAACGGGTCAGTCCACATGGGATGCCATCATGAGAAATACGAACCTTCTCGTTGCTGGAAAGAACGTTGTGGTGGCGGGATACGGATGGTGCGGAAGGGGGATCGCTCTCCGTGCGGCAGGACTTGGGGCCAAGGTGATCGTGACAGAGGTCGATCCTGTAAAGGCTGTCGAAGCAATCATGGATGGATTCACAGTTATGCCTATGAGGGAAGCCGTTAAGATTGCTGATTTCGTGGTGACAGCCACAGGAAACACCGACGTCCTCTCAAAGGAAGATATTCTTTCACTCAAAGACGGGGCAGTTCTGGCAAACGCGGGGCATTTCAATGTGGAGATCCCGGTGAGAGTGCTGGAGGAAATTGCGATTGAGAAGTTCGAAGCGCGACCGAACGTAACAGGGTACACTCTGGAGAACGGTAAAACGGTCTTTCTGCTCGCGGAGGGAAGGCTGGTCAACCTGGCAGCGGGGGATGGCCACCCAGTAGAAATAATGGATCTGTCCTTTGCGCTTCAGATCCTCGCCGTGCTTTATCTTCTCGAAAATCATGGAAAAATGTCACCGAAGGTGTACACGCTTCCAGATGAAATAGACGAAAGAGTGGCCAGGATGAAGCTGGATTCTCTGGGAATAAAGATAGACGAACTAACAGAGAAACAAAGGAGGTATCTGAGAAGTTGGCAGTGA
- a CDS encoding YitT family protein, producing the protein MIEKIKEYVLSTLGTLITAVGLVVFLIPNDIAAGGVSGLSIILHSFVPIPVGVWMYILNGLLFLIAFLTIGFDFSAKTIYCTFVFNFFVDLFDRIIPLPKYTGDDLFLAVFFGTILTASGLAITFSQNASTGGTDILARILNKYFWISMGTGLLMVDVAIAVLAGLVFSARTGMYALLGVILNGIMVDFMMRGIEQSSEVIIISEKCDDIKDFVLNVLQRGATYIPAKGAYTGKEKKILLVVVRRRELNELIRFIKKADPKAFVIIKEVRQALGEGFKELEEL; encoded by the coding sequence TTGATAGAAAAAATCAAAGAGTACGTGCTGAGTACTCTTGGAACGTTGATCACTGCCGTTGGGCTCGTTGTTTTCCTCATACCGAACGACATAGCAGCCGGTGGGGTGAGCGGTCTTTCGATAATACTTCACAGTTTTGTGCCGATCCCCGTTGGTGTGTGGATGTACATACTCAACGGTTTGCTCTTTTTGATAGCTTTCTTGACGATAGGATTCGATTTCAGTGCGAAGACTATTTATTGCACCTTTGTTTTTAACTTCTTCGTGGATCTTTTCGACCGCATTATTCCCCTTCCAAAGTACACCGGTGACGATCTGTTCCTTGCCGTGTTTTTTGGAACCATACTCACAGCTTCCGGCCTTGCCATAACTTTCTCCCAGAACGCTTCCACAGGAGGAACGGATATTCTGGCCAGGATTCTGAACAAGTACTTCTGGATATCTATGGGAACGGGGCTGCTCATGGTGGATGTCGCGATAGCGGTGCTTGCAGGACTTGTTTTCAGTGCCAGAACAGGTATGTACGCACTTCTTGGAGTTATTTTGAACGGTATAATGGTGGATTTCATGATGAGAGGTATTGAGCAGTCGAGTGAGGTGATCATTATCTCTGAAAAATGCGACGATATAAAAGACTTTGTGCTGAACGTTCTTCAAAGAGGGGCTACTTACATTCCCGCAAAGGGAGCTTACACCGGCAAAGAAAAGAAGATACTTCTGGTGGTAGTGAGGAGGAGAGAATTGAACGAACTGATCAGGTTCATAAAGAAGGCTGATCCAAAAGCCTTCGTCATAATCAAGGAAGTGAGGCAGGCCCTCGGAGAAGGGTTCAAAGAACTGGAGGAGTTGTGA
- a CDS encoding damage-control phosphatase ARMT1 family protein, translating into MRYLRADERCLICSLRQAENLLKKTITSPEKRWVIFREVFRIMSEMKWGMKPLEVNGEVHRFIMEYIKEEDPFKEEKRRSNDMAMKLVEMFRPEILNSPDPVYSAAKLAVSGNLIDLGIPGWSVEEIFEKLHEAYERPFDREDFEEFRNVLMNASTLFYVADNAGEIVFDKFFIEVLKMENPSLEVVVAVRGKPIINDATIEDAKYIGLEEIATVISSGVDEPGVMLDKASEEFRKAFFEFDVVISKGQGNFEGLYEEGKKNLFFLLTAKCDFVAEVLNVPLGGKVFISSSSL; encoded by the coding sequence ATGAGGTATCTGAGAGCTGACGAAAGATGTCTGATCTGCAGCCTCAGACAGGCGGAGAATCTTCTGAAGAAAACCATAACTTCTCCTGAAAAGAGATGGGTGATCTTCAGGGAAGTTTTCAGGATTATGAGTGAAATGAAGTGGGGTATGAAGCCTCTCGAAGTGAACGGAGAGGTTCACAGGTTCATAATGGAGTACATAAAGGAAGAAGATCCGTTCAAAGAAGAGAAAAGAAGATCGAACGATATGGCCATGAAACTCGTTGAAATGTTCAGGCCAGAGATTTTGAACTCTCCTGACCCTGTGTATTCGGCTGCAAAACTCGCCGTTTCTGGGAATCTGATAGATCTCGGGATACCGGGATGGAGTGTTGAGGAAATCTTTGAAAAACTACACGAGGCTTACGAAAGGCCGTTCGACAGAGAAGATTTCGAGGAATTCAGGAATGTGTTAATGAACGCTTCCACTCTGTTCTATGTGGCTGACAACGCGGGAGAAATCGTGTTTGACAAGTTCTTCATAGAAGTCCTGAAGATGGAGAATCCATCGCTGGAGGTAGTTGTGGCGGTTCGTGGCAAACCCATTATCAACGACGCAACCATCGAGGACGCGAAGTACATAGGTTTAGAGGAAATCGCCACTGTTATTAGCTCTGGAGTGGACGAACCTGGCGTCATGCTTGATAAGGCGAGTGAAGAGTTCAGAAAGGCGTTCTTTGAGTTCGATGTTGTGATCTCCAAAGGCCAGGGAAACTTCGAAGGTCTCTACGAAGAGGGGAAAAAGAATCTCTTCTTCCTCCTGACAGCAAAGTGTGATTTCGTTGCCGAAGTACTGAACGTTCCTCTGGGCGGTAAGGTCTTCATCTCTTCTTCCTCCCTCTGA